The Salvia miltiorrhiza cultivar Shanhuang (shh) chromosome 1, IMPLAD_Smil_shh, whole genome shotgun sequence genome has a window encoding:
- the LOC131006411 gene encoding purple acid phosphatase 2-like — protein MIVARFLHLLLVSIFFSESLGVCEAGLTSSYVRASGISTDMPLDSDVFRVPLGYNVPQQVHITQGDHEGKGVIVSWITPDEVGSISVLYWAANSQLKKTVNGDVVRYKYYNYTSGYIHHCTINNLEFDTKYYYVVGSGNVTRKFWFVTPPQPGPDVPYTFGLIGDLGQTHNSNQTVTHYELNPAKGQAILFVGDLSYADSYPLHDNTRWDTWGRFVERNLAYQPWIWTAGNHEIDYVPEIGETIPFKPFTHRYWTPYKASNSTSPLWYSIKRASAYIIVLSSYSAYAIYTPQYKWFTNEISKVNRAETPWLIVLMHSPLYSSYVHHYMEGETMRVMYEEWFVKYKVDVVFAGHVHAYERSERISNIQYNVVNGLCTPINDDSAPVYITIGDGGNQEGLLTEMTEPQPKYSAYREPSYGHGIFDIKNRTHAYFGWHRNQDGFAVEADSLWFLNRYWKTMEQNPSVA, from the exons ATGATTGTCGCTAGATTTCTGCATCTGTTGTTGGTGAGCATATTCTTCAGTGAGAGCTTGGGCGTGTGTGAAGCTGGGTTGACCAGCAGCTATGTGAGAGCGAGTGGGATTAGCACAGATATGCCACTGGACAGTGATGTATTTCGCGTGCCTCTTGGTTATAATGTTCCTCAGCAG GTTCACATAACACAAGGAGATCACGAGGGCAAGGGGGTCATTGTCTCATGGATTACACCAGATGAAGTTGGTTCCATTTCAGTGCTGTACTGGGCTGCAAATAGCCAGCTCAAGAAAACTGTAAATGGTGATGTTGTTAGATACAAGTATTACAATTATACCTCCGGTTACATTCATCATTGCACAATCAATAATTTGGAG TTTGATACCAAATACTACTATGTGGTTGGAAGTGGGAACGTGACACGAAAATTTTGGTTCGTCACACCTCCCCAACCAGGGCCTGATGTTCCTTATACATTTGGGCTTATAG GTGATCTAGGTCAGACTCACAATTCAAATCAGACGGTAACTCATTATGAGCTGAACCCAGCAAAAGGACAGGCAATTCTGTTTGTTGGAGACCTCTCCTATGCTGATAGTTATCCATTGCATGATAACACGAGGTGGGATACATGGGGGAGATTCGTAGAGAGAAATTTGGCGTATCAACCTTGGATTTGGACTGCTGGAAATCATGAAATTGATTATGTTCCAGAAATA GGTGAAACTATACCCTTCAAGCCATTCACACATCGATATTGGACACCATATAAAGCATCTAACAGCACATCTCCTCTTTGGTACTCAATCAAGCGAGCTTCAGCCTACATCATCGTCCTATCCTCATATTCAGCTTATG cGATATATACCCCTCAATATAAGTGGTTCACAAACGAGATATCTAAAGTGAATAGGGCCGAAACACCATGGCTTATCGTACTCATGCACAGTCCACTGTATAGCAGCTATGTTCATCACTATATGGAAGGAGAGACTATGCGAGTGATGTATGAAGAATGGTTCGTGAAGTACAAAGTTGATGTGGTCTTTGCTGGTCATGTGCATGCGTATGAACGATCT GAGCGTATATCCAACATACAGTACAACGTGGTGAATGGATTGTGCACTCCTATCAATGACGACTCTGCTCCGGTTTATATCACCATTGGAGACGGAGGAAATCAAGAAGGCTTACTCACCGA GATGACAGAGCCACAGCCAAAGTA CTCAGCTTATCGCGAACCCAGCTACGGCCATGGCATTTTCGACATAAAGAATCGGACTCACGCCTACTTCGGTTGGCATCGTAATCAGGATGGGTTTGCTGTGGAAGCCGACTCTTTATGGTTTCTTAATCGGTACTGGAAAACCATGGAACAAAACCCTTCAGTTGCTTGA